From the Candida dubliniensis CD36 chromosome 2, complete sequence genome, the window tccTATATAGCCACAACCGTTGTCCAAATGAATAGCAAACTCACAGGACGAATTGACTGGTAATGTTTAATTAAGAAATATCTTAAAGAATCAAAGgcaattgatcaaattgcaaaattttcaaaagatATAACTTTACTTTCAATAAGAActccaaaatcaattatcgcttcaaaaacaatcatCATGTCAGGCAATTCCGCATCCAACTTCTCCAACCACGCTCACCCAAATCCTACTTTGGGACAAGACAATCAAACCGCGGTCCAAGAAGATAATCCAACCATGGTCGGTAGCGCACTGCCTTTGCAACCATCAGACCAACGCGTCGACGATTTATTATCCCAACGTCTCCCAAAAATGATGGAAAAACAATTCGGAACAATGGTTAATGAGCAATTACATCCCATGAtggataaattatttgaagcTCAATTCCCAAAGTATAATTCGACCATTGAGAATCATGTACGTTCCACGTATTTTAATACTGCTACTACCAGGATCATTGACACGTTAAAACCGTTCATTCAGGAAACGATTAATCAAGCCGTTCAGCCTCGCTTTCCAGGCCTGTTCAGCGAACCTGCCCACGTTTTGCCCAATAAACATCACCCACTGATTTCTCCACCTCCGACTCaaccaaaaacaacaaatccTCCTCACGACACTGAATTCGACTTCAATCACAATGAAGCATCTAACAACCAAGAATACAATGCAGCTGATTTAAGTGGTTCCAATCAAAACCAAGAAACCGGAACATTAGCAAACAACACGGAAGATTCAAATGATGCCGTATCTGTTAATTCAACTATGCCTCATCCTCcttcttcaattctttCTGTCGATACtacaaatcaattaaaaagtCCACAACAAATTAACTCCCCAACAACATCTAATCATTCGTCTTTCGGTATGAGCAACACTATGAAGACACACGAAACTTTACAACAATCGAATGGTTATACTGTTAACAGTTCCTCAACCGTAACAACAgaaaaatttcttgatgTCCGGAATCGTATCATGGACATCGAACGTCAATCTCCAAGACCTGAGAGTCAAAATCACCGACATCAACATTATCGAAAAGAAATTACCTTACATCTACAACCCACCGTTAGCCAAAGCATCTTTATTCATTGAGAGAttagatttaattgaaagCATTCCAGATATTGAACGTACCAAAGAGGAAAAGgaaagttttgaaaaaatcaaaccCAAAGGAATATCctaccaccacctccaTCAAAAGTACGCGCGACACATTACTCTATGTGCGCGAATTACTTTTCTACAAAGCCAAATACTTAATCCCAGATAAGCTTTTAAAGGGTACATTTGTTTTAGCATGCAATAAACCTAATGACACTGATTTAAGGAGAGCCTACGACTTAGCTGTTATACAACATAATACTGACCCTAAGAGCAAATCAATTAACTATGGCATTCTTATCGACTTATTATATAAGAACGAACCGACTATTGCTGCTGAGTCGGTCTTAGATGCGGTTAAGCACTATCTCAATACCGAAAAGAATGCTATAATGTTAGTAGCTCAAATCGATTTTGCCATTAACTC encodes:
- a CDS encoding hypothetical protein (possibly C. dubliniensis-specific); the protein is MSGNSASNFSNHAHPNPTLGQDNQTAVQEDNPTMVGSASPLQPSDQRVDDLLSQRLPKMMEKQFGTMVNEQLHPMMDKLFEAQFPKYNSTIENHVRSTYFNTATTRIIDTLKPFIQETINQAVQPRFPGSFSEPAHVLPNKHHPSISPPPTQPKTTNPPHDTEFDFNHNEASNNQEYNAADLSGSNQNQETGTLANNTEDSNDAVSVNSTMPHPPSSILSVDTTNQLKSPQQINSPTTSNHSSFGMSNTMKTHETLQQSNGYTVNSSSTVTTEKFLDVRNRIMDIERQSPRPESQNHRHQHYRKEITLHLQPTVSQSIFIH